From one Oncorhynchus clarkii lewisi isolate Uvic-CL-2024 chromosome 6, UVic_Ocla_1.0, whole genome shotgun sequence genomic stretch:
- the LOC139411508 gene encoding vitamin D(3) 25-hydroxylase-like — MIGSVVLLLFFLLLVFFIRVRRPKNFPPGPRPLPILGNLLQLDHVNPLKDLERLKRRYGNVFSLYIGSQPVVFLNGLEAVREALVTRTAEFSGRPKHLMISDISEGKGVIMADYGSSWRDHRRFALTTLRNFGLGKRSMEERILEEVSHICSALERNAGSSMDPQHLFHLAASNIICSLIYGERFEYDNPVFLALISRIQDLTKIAIGPWAMLYDIIPALRSLPLPFKKAFHIYGEIKEHAQKAVTSHKSSRVSGEPRDLIDCYLDQIDMTGDGGSTFNDAQMVFLLIDLFVAGTDTTSNTLRCAMLHLMTNQHIQERCHREIENVLEGRSYALFEDRHAMPYVQAMIHESQRMADTVPLSVFHMTSCNTQVQGYQLPRGTMVIPNLSSVLHEEGQWKFPQEFNPDNFLNEDGEFVKPEAFLPFSAGSRVCLGEGLARTELFLILVTLLRRFQFVWPEQEAAPDFRKVFGLAQAQKPYRLGVRLRSSQ; from the exons ATGATAGGTTCGGTGGTGTTGTTGCTATTTTTCCTCCTTCTGGTCTTCTTCATCAGGGTCCGCAGACCTAAAAACTTCCCCCCAGGACCCCGTCCCCTGCCCATCCTCGGCAATCTGCTACAGCTGGACCATGTCAACCCCCTCAAAGACCTGGAAAGG CTGAAGAGGCGCTATGGTAACGTGTTCAGTCTGTACATCGGATCACAGCCTGTCGTGTTTCTGAATGGCCTTGAGGCAGTTCGTGAGGCACTGGTAACACGCACAGCGGAATTTTCAGGACGACCAAAACATCTCATGATCAGCGACATCTCAGAAGGCAAAG GGGTCATCATGGCAGATTATGGCTCCAGCTGGAGGGACCACAGACGCTTTGCTCTGACCACGCTGAGAAACTTTGGTCTGGGAAAACGCTCCATGGAAGAGCGCATCCTTGAGGAGGTCTCCCACATCTGCTCTGCGCTGGAGCGCAATGCTG GCAGTTCGATGGACCCTCAGCACCTGTTCCATCTAGCAGCATCTAACATCATCTGCTCACTGATTTACGGGGAAAGGTTTGAATACGACAACCCAGTCTTCCTCGCCCTCATCAGTAGGATACAGGATTTAACCAAAATTGCTATCGGACCTTGGGCCATG CTCTATGATATCATACCTGCCCTGAGGTCCCTACCCTTGCCCTTCAAGAAAGCCTTCCACATCTATGGTGAAATCAAAGAACATGCACAGAAGGCTGTGACCAGCCACAAAAGTTCAAGGGTCTCAGGAGAGCCCAGGGACCTCATTGACTGCTACCTTGACCAGATTGACATG ACTGGTGATGGAGGCTCCACATTTAATGACGCTCAGATGGTCTTTCTACTAATTGATCTTTTCGTTGCTGGGACAGACACCACTTCCAACACCCTCCGCTGTGCCATGCTACACCTGATGACCAACCAACACATACAGG aacGCTGTCACCGGGAAATTGAGAACGTTCTTGAGGGACGTTCATACGCCTTGTTTGAGGACCGACACGCCATGCCGTATGTTCAAGCGATGATCCACGAGTCACAGCGGATGGCTGACACTGTTCCTCTTAGCGTGTTCCATATGACTTCCTGCAACACGCAAGTACAAGGCTACCAGCTGCCCAGG GGCACGATGGTGATTCCTAACTTGTCCTCTGTGCTCCATGAAGAGGGCCAGTGGAAGTTCCCTCAGGAGTTCAACCCTGACAACTTCCTCAATGAGGACGGCGAATTTGTGAAACCAGAGGCCTTTCTGCCATTCTCagcag GCTCTCGTGTATGCCTGGGAGAAGGGTTAGCGCGCACGGAGCTCTTTCTGATACTGGTGACCTTGCTTCGACGTTTCCAATTTGTCTGGCCTGAACAAGAAGCTGCGCCTGACTTCCGCAAGGTTTTTGGCCTTGCACAGGCGCAAAAACCCTACCGTCTAGGAGTGCGCCTGAGGAGCAGCCAGTGA